The Methanolacinia petrolearia DSM 11571 genome has a segment encoding these proteins:
- a CDS encoding MFS transporter: MKDSPERSSGKSYSLLIIAISLAIFMSSIDGTIVNIALPTISESFDISSSTVSWVATAYLLVMAGCVLIFGKISDIIGFKKIFLTGFIVFTVGSFACGFLPDLLDSFGSLVGSRIFQAVGGAMITAIAPAMVTAFIPMSMKGKAMGIIMTVAALGMAIGPTVGGILTQYLSWHWIFFINVPIGIIAVLLGAKVIPSTVTGKDRDLSGFDKKGGLLIFFGLASLLFAISEGQELGWTSPAIIATMIIAVVSLAGFVWNELKVTEPLLELRLFRKKNFFLSNLLFVLLFLSFSGINYLLPFYLEYVQGFDSSTAGLILTSLSFAMMISGLLAGALFNRTGGRPLCIAAGFVILLGYYFITHLHADTTTAFVVGCLMLIGFGLGLMVTPISNMIMNSVGKQYQGMVSSLTSLERFAPLTIGIAIFNLIFLQGVSLIAEHRGVTTEAPVNMKLEVLSSGFDLAFLGAFILSIAVLILSLIVKQEIHPDYLEEGPETEIIGGMI, translated from the coding sequence ATGAAAGATTCCCCGGAAAGATCATCAGGCAAAAGTTACAGCCTCCTGATAATTGCAATATCGCTTGCAATATTCATGTCCTCAATAGACGGGACAATCGTCAATATCGCCCTTCCGACGATCTCCGAATCCTTCGACATCTCCTCGAGCACAGTCAGCTGGGTTGCGACAGCATACCTTCTCGTAATGGCCGGCTGCGTCCTCATATTCGGGAAGATCTCGGACATAATAGGATTTAAGAAAATATTCCTGACAGGATTCATTGTCTTTACAGTTGGTTCCTTTGCGTGCGGTTTTCTCCCGGATCTCCTTGATTCGTTCGGATCCCTTGTCGGATCAAGAATCTTCCAGGCGGTAGGCGGCGCGATGATAACAGCCATCGCTCCCGCAATGGTTACCGCCTTCATCCCGATGAGCATGAAGGGAAAGGCAATGGGAATAATAATGACCGTTGCGGCGCTCGGAATGGCGATCGGCCCGACTGTCGGAGGTATTCTGACACAGTATCTCTCGTGGCACTGGATATTCTTCATCAACGTCCCTATAGGAATCATAGCGGTTCTGCTTGGTGCGAAGGTAATCCCGTCAACAGTAACAGGCAAAGATCGCGATCTCTCCGGATTCGACAAAAAAGGCGGCCTGCTCATCTTCTTCGGCCTTGCATCGCTTCTATTTGCAATATCGGAGGGACAGGAGCTGGGGTGGACATCTCCTGCGATAATCGCTACTATGATAATTGCAGTTGTTTCTCTCGCAGGTTTCGTCTGGAACGAACTGAAGGTCACCGAGCCGCTTCTTGAACTCAGGCTCTTCAGGAAGAAAAACTTCTTCCTCTCGAACCTTCTGTTCGTCCTCTTATTCCTGAGCTTCTCGGGAATCAACTATCTGCTGCCGTTCTATCTCGAATACGTTCAGGGATTCGATTCATCCACCGCCGGCCTGATACTTACATCGCTGTCGTTTGCAATGATGATCTCCGGACTGCTTGCAGGTGCATTATTCAACAGAACAGGAGGAAGACCGCTCTGCATCGCAGCGGGATTCGTGATCCTCCTCGGTTACTACTTTATCACTCACCTTCACGCAGATACGACCACTGCATTTGTGGTTGGCTGCCTCATGCTGATCGGTTTCGGCCTGGGGCTGATGGTCACACCGATCTCGAATATGATCATGAATTCGGTAGGAAAGCAGTATCAGGGAATGGTTTCGAGTCTGACGAGCCTTGAGAGATTCGCCCCGCTGACGATAGGCATTGCAATATTCAACCTCATCTTCCTGCAGGGTGTCTCGCTTATTGCCGAACACAGGGGTGTCACCACCGAAGCACCAGTAAATATGAAACTCGAAGTTCTTTCATCAGGATTCGATCTTGCATTCCTCGGAGCATTTATACTATCAATTGCGGTACTGATCCTCTCGCTCATTGTAAAACAGGAGATACACCCGGATTATCTTGAGGAAGGGCCGGAGACGGAGATCATAGGCGGGATGATTTAA
- a CDS encoding zinc ribbon domain-containing protein, which yields MEIPEDYIGYTCSVIKKHFEGPFCQSCGLPMKCEGDFGTEEDGSPSADYCRSCYWKGEFVMPTLTFEEMKVRCAERMAESGFVTYEDALDMMSRLLPTLKRWRVNEI from the coding sequence ATGGAGATCCCTGAGGATTATATAGGGTACACCTGCTCGGTCATAAAGAAGCATTTCGAAGGCCCATTCTGCCAGAGTTGCGGTCTGCCGATGAAGTGCGAGGGGGATTTCGGGACGGAAGAAGACGGTTCTCCCTCGGCCGATTACTGCCGCTCATGCTACTGGAAAGGGGAGTTCGTTATGCCGACCCTTACATTCGAGGAGATGAAGGTCAGGTGTGCGGAGAGGATGGCGGAGAGCGGGTTCGTGACATACGAAGACGCCCTTGACATGATGTCAAGACTGCTTCCGACACTCAAGCGCTGGAGAGTGAATGAAATCTGA
- the ilvD gene encoding dihydroxy-acid dehydratase — protein sequence MRSDEAKSGYERAANRSLIRALGISDREMEKPFIGIANSWNSIVPGHTHLRMIGERVREGVAAGGGTPFEFNTIGICDGIAMGHEGMTYSLPSRENVADAVELMIQAHRFDGLVCICTCDKIVPGMLMAAVRCNIPAIVITGGNMLPGYHHGCELSLTDIFEGVGKVAAGKMSDEELTELEKAAMPGCGSCQGLYTANTMACMTEAMGMSLPGCAAVPAVDAEKMRLAYETGERVVDLVRENILPRNIVTAESMRNAIRVDMALGGSTNTVLHLMAVAEEADIPFGLDEFTAIGEQVPHICSMQPGGPHSMQTLHRAGGIPAVFNRLLPLLSNVRTVSGKTVGEIAGSVRYIDENVIKTIETPVHEAGGLRILKGTLAPDGAVIKCSAVNDDMWVHSGPARVFGNEKESMDAILGRKINEGDVLVIRNEGPIGGPGMPEMLSPTSALMGMGYTKVALVTDGRFSGGTRGPCIGHVAPEAMAGGPIGLVKEGDIIEINLHERRLDLAVSPEEIEKRRQAYVPPKRELRGVLERYAKMVGQANRGAVLK from the coding sequence ATGCGGAGCGACGAAGCGAAATCGGGTTATGAAAGGGCTGCCAACAGGTCCCTGATCCGGGCCCTCGGGATATCTGATCGGGAGATGGAAAAACCCTTCATAGGCATAGCGAACTCGTGGAACTCGATAGTTCCCGGGCACACGCATCTTCGAATGATCGGCGAGCGTGTCCGCGAGGGAGTTGCCGCAGGAGGCGGAACCCCATTCGAGTTCAATACAATAGGCATCTGCGACGGAATCGCGATGGGCCACGAAGGAATGACCTACTCGCTTCCTTCAAGAGAGAACGTTGCCGACGCGGTGGAACTGATGATCCAGGCCCACAGGTTCGACGGGCTCGTGTGCATATGCACCTGCGACAAGATAGTTCCGGGAATGCTCATGGCTGCAGTGAGATGCAATATTCCTGCAATTGTCATTACAGGAGGCAATATGCTCCCCGGCTACCATCATGGATGCGAACTCTCGCTTACCGATATATTCGAGGGTGTGGGAAAGGTTGCAGCAGGAAAGATGAGCGACGAAGAGCTCACAGAGCTTGAAAAGGCCGCGATGCCCGGATGCGGGAGCTGCCAGGGACTATACACGGCAAATACGATGGCCTGCATGACCGAGGCGATGGGGATGTCGCTTCCGGGATGTGCAGCTGTTCCGGCGGTCGACGCGGAAAAGATGAGGCTGGCCTACGAAACGGGCGAGAGAGTTGTCGATCTTGTCAGGGAGAACATCCTTCCCCGCAATATTGTCACCGCAGAGAGCATGAGAAATGCAATAAGAGTCGATATGGCTCTCGGCGGATCGACGAACACCGTCCTTCACCTGATGGCCGTCGCCGAAGAGGCCGACATCCCGTTCGGACTCGACGAGTTCACCGCAATCGGCGAGCAGGTTCCGCATATCTGCTCCATGCAGCCCGGCGGGCCGCATTCGATGCAGACACTCCACCGTGCAGGAGGAATTCCTGCAGTTTTCAATCGGCTTCTCCCTCTTCTTTCGAATGTAAGAACGGTCTCGGGAAAGACGGTCGGGGAGATCGCCGGTTCGGTCAGGTATATCGACGAGAATGTTATCAAAACGATCGAAACTCCGGTGCATGAAGCAGGAGGGCTCAGGATACTGAAAGGCACCCTCGCCCCGGACGGCGCCGTCATCAAATGTTCGGCTGTAAACGACGACATGTGGGTGCACAGCGGACCCGCAAGAGTCTTCGGGAATGAAAAAGAGTCTATGGACGCGATCCTGGGACGAAAGATCAACGAGGGCGACGTTCTCGTCATCCGCAACGAGGGCCCAATCGGGGGACCGGGAATGCCGGAGATGCTTTCGCCGACATCTGCACTAATGGGCATGGGATATACGAAGGTCGCACTGGTCACCGACGGCAGGTTCTCCGGCGGTACAAGAGGACCGTGCATCGGCCACGTCGCACCCGAAGCGATGGCCGGTGGTCCGATCGGTCTCGTTAAGGAAGGAGACATAATTGAGATCAACCTCCACGAAAGACGACTCGATCTTGCGGTAAGCCCTGAAGAGATCGAAAAGAGACGACAGGCTTACGTTCCACCAAAGAGGGAGCTCAGGGGAGTTCTCGAACGTTATGCGAAGATGGTCGGACAGGCGAACAGGGGAGCCGTTTTAAAATAA
- a CDS encoding zinc ribbon domain-containing protein produces MKNNAKTCQSCGMPMTKPEDFGTEADGSPSVEYCMYCYQNGSFTEPDITMEEMAEKGGAIMSQMFEIPAEKAVGFAKEQLSCLKRWAGREIKTCESCGMPLARDEDYGTEENGSKSSKYCIYCYKDGKFIEPDLTKEEAVEKYAPMMAEHLGMPLEKAKMMVNSYLSSLPRWQ; encoded by the coding sequence ATGAAAAATAATGCTAAAACATGCCAGAGCTGCGGGATGCCTATGACCAAACCGGAAGACTTCGGTACAGAAGCCGACGGGTCGCCCTCTGTCGAGTACTGCATGTACTGTTATCAGAACGGATCTTTTACAGAACCGGATATTACAATGGAAGAGATGGCTGAAAAGGGCGGGGCGATTATGTCGCAGATGTTCGAGATCCCTGCCGAGAAGGCTGTCGGCTTTGCAAAAGAGCAGCTTTCATGCCTGAAAAGATGGGCGGGACGGGAGATTAAGACCTGCGAGAGCTGTGGAATGCCACTCGCCAGGGACGAAGATTACGGAACCGAAGAAAACGGATCTAAGAGCAGTAAATATTGTATTTATTGTTATAAGGATGGAAAATTTATCGAACCTGATCTCACAAAGGAGGAGGCTGTTGAAAAGTACGCCCCGATGATGGCGGAACATCTCGGTATGCCCCTGGAAAAGGCAAAGATGATGGTGAACAGCTATCTTTCGAGCCTTCCGAGATGGCAGTGA
- a CDS encoding C-GCAxxG-C-C family protein encodes MNRADIAEENFKSGLNCAQSVLMAFAGDFGAEPGTARRIARGFGSGMGTGDTCGAVSGGVMAISLSVSDEGDAALAKKRTYELVREFKKRFSKETGSLMCRNLLGYDINNHEIMKSIPAEKLPKSVCIEYVRLAAGILDDMLK; translated from the coding sequence ATGAATCGAGCCGATATTGCAGAGGAAAATTTCAAGAGCGGGCTGAACTGTGCACAGTCGGTTCTTATGGCTTTTGCCGGTGATTTCGGTGCCGAACCCGGAACCGCAAGAAGGATTGCAAGAGGATTCGGAAGCGGAATGGGTACGGGCGATACCTGCGGTGCAGTGTCCGGCGGTGTAATGGCTATCAGCCTTTCTGTCAGCGACGAGGGCGACGCAGCTCTGGCGAAAAAGAGAACATATGAACTGGTAAGGGAGTTCAAAAAACGTTTTTCAAAAGAGACAGGCTCCCTCATGTGCCGCAATCTTTTGGGATACGACATAAACAATCACGAAATAATGAAGAGCATCCCTGCCGAAAAGCTGCCGAAATCTGTTTGCATAGAATACGTTCGCTTGGCGGCGGGCATTCTGGATGATATGCTGAAGTGA
- a CDS encoding HEAT repeat domain-containing protein — translation MCGEEEIRGYIDQIKNGNLQEKRGAVDSLAGCGEPAAVLLCEFIEESGDNDSMWYAASALAKIGVAAIGPLSDLLKRTPSRDAKKYAAAALGAIGEPSIDILLEMLSGDDKVVRGYASQALIRVGEPAVQPLKDLIDNSDGVVERCAVLTLHRMGTVEPEAVENVLRKDF, via the coding sequence ATGTGTGGTGAAGAGGAGATCCGTGGATATATAGATCAGATAAAAAACGGAAATCTCCAGGAAAAAAGAGGTGCGGTCGACTCCCTTGCCGGATGCGGTGAACCTGCCGCAGTCCTGTTATGCGAGTTCATCGAAGAATCCGGTGACAACGATTCGATGTGGTACGCCGCATCGGCACTTGCAAAGATCGGGGTTGCCGCCATCGGACCGCTCTCGGATCTGCTTAAGAGAACCCCTTCAAGAGATGCAAAAAAGTATGCCGCTGCAGCTCTCGGTGCGATCGGCGAACCTTCGATAGACATTCTTCTGGAGATGCTCTCCGGCGACGACAAGGTAGTCAGGGGCTATGCATCGCAGGCTCTTATCCGCGTAGGCGAACCTGCGGTTCAGCCGTTAAAGGATCTCATAGACAATTCCGACGGAGTTGTCGAAAGATGTGCGGTCCTGACCCTTCACAGGATGGGAACTGTCGAGCCGGAAGCGGTTGAAAATGTCCTTAGAAAAGATTTCTGA